From the genome of Papaver somniferum cultivar HN1 chromosome 2, ASM357369v1, whole genome shotgun sequence, one region includes:
- the LOC113349313 gene encoding uncharacterized aarF domain-containing protein kinase 2-like produces MTIYRFLTLGRNRGVGRLFLEQRNSCLVTKKHGVHVTVGPSSSIPRLYSQSSIPRLYSQYSSQRHLSYSFYKAKSNFCSSYTKNPLLSTSNNTVTHHAQVAWKRLYQICSYNGPSFPPINKIACAVSLALTRSPVIVPSIFALVLGNAAWTQRTWADGHSEQFATSNSIYMHAQNGHLYLSSFLFSIFDGIMLLFRSMYLAILFSPSIAMAPFADCMGENFRKIWLHIVRVTLEKAGPAFIKWGQWAATRPDLFPRDLCTELSKLHTKAPAHSFAYTKKTIEKAFGRKLPEIFEDFEEEPVASGSIAQIHRATLRFRYPGQKSKPIVVAVKVRHPGVGESIRTDFAIINVVAKISNFIPALKWLRLDESVQQFAVFMMSQVDLAREAAQLSRFIYNFRHWKDVSFPKPLYPLVHPAVLVETFENGESVAAYVDENVGHERMKSALAHIGTHALLKMLLVDNFIHADMHPGNILVRVPKGKPSRKKLFKSRPHVIFLDVGMTAELSKSDRVNLLEFFKAVAVRDGRTAAECTLRLSKQQNCPNPKAFIEEVSKSFAFWGTPEGDIVHPADCMHHLLEQVRRHKVNVDGNVCTVMVTMLVLEGWQRKLDPDYDVMRTLQTLLFKKDWAESLVYTIEGLMAP; encoded by the exons ATGACCATTTACAG GTTTTTGACACTGGGAAGAAATAGAGGAGTTGGGCGCCTCTTTCTAGAGCAAAGAAACAGTTGCTTGGTGACGAAGAAGCATGGGGTTCATGTTACAGTTGGACCATCTTCCTCCATTCCTAGATTATACTCACAATCCTCCATTCCTAGATTATATTCACAATACAGCAGTCAAAGACATCTTTCATATTCATTTTATAAGGCCAAGTCAAATTTTTGTAGCAGTTACACAAAAAATCCTCTACTTTCGACCAGTAATAATACAGTGACACATCATGCTCAAGTTGCTTGGAAGAGGCTTTATCAGATATGTTCTTACAATGGGCCTTCATTCCCTCCCATAAATAAGATAGCTTGTGCTGTGAGCTTGGCATTGACCAGATCACCCGTTATAGTTCCTAGCATTTTTGCACTAGTTCTTGGAAATGCAGCATGGACACAAAGGACTTGGGCTGACGGACACAGTGAGCAGTTTGCAACAAGTAATAGTATTTACATGCATGCGCAAAATGGGCATCTTTATTTAAGCTCATTTTTGTTCTCAATCTTTGACGGAATCATGTTATTATTCAGAAGCATGTATTTGGCAATTCTTTTTTCACCTAGCATAGCAATGGCTCCATTTGCGGATTGTATGGGTGAGAACTTTAGGAAAATATGGCTTCATATAGTACGTGTTACACTGGAAAAAGCAGGTCCAGCTTTTATCAAATGGGGACAATGGGCAGCTACAAGACCTGATCTCTTTCCTAGAGATCTCTGCACCGAGCTTTCAAAGCTTCACACCAAAGCCCCAGCTCATAGCTTTGCCTACACTAAAAAAACTATTGAAAAAGCATTTGGTCGTAAACTTCCGGAAATCTTTGAGGATTTTGAAGAGGAACCTGTAGCATCAGGAAGTATTGCCCAAATACATCGAGCTACTTTGAGATTTCGATACCCAGGTCAAAAGTCGAAGCCGATTGTGGTTGCTGTGAAAGTTAGACATCCTGGTGTTGGTGAATCAATTAGAACAGATTTTGCAATTATTAATGTGGTTGCCAAAATTTCGAACTTCATCCCCGCATTGAAGTGGTTGAGACTTGATGAAAGTGTACAACAGTTTGCTGTCTTTATGATGTCTCAAGTAGATCTTGCAAGAGAAGCAGCACAATTGAGTCGTTTTATTTACAATTTTCGACATTGGAAAGATGTTTCTTTCCCAAAGCCTTTATATCCTCTGGTGCATCCTGCTGTTTTGGTGGAGACTTTTGAGAATGGAGAAAGTGTTGCAGCCTATGTTGATGAGAACGTAGGACATGAAAGAATGAAAAGTGCTCTTGCTCACATTGGTACTCACGCGCTTCTGAAGATGCTTCTG GTGGATAATTTTATCCATGCAGACATGCATCCCGGAAATATCCTTGTCCGGGTACCTAAAGGCAAGCCTTCTCGTAAGAAGCTCTTTAAATCGAGGCCtcatgttattttccttgatgttGGGATGACAGCTGAGCTCTCTAAGAGTGATAGAGTAAATTTGTTGGAGTTCTTTAAGGCTGTTGCAGTTCGTGATGGCCGCACAGCTGCGGAGTGCACCTTGAGGTTATCAAAACAACAGAACTGTCCAAACCCAAAAGCCTTCATTGAG GAAGTGTCTAAGTCATTTGCTTTTTGGGGCACCCCGGAAGGTGATATAGTCCACCCTGCCGATTGCATGCATCATTTGCTTGAGCAAGTTCGACGTCACAAAGTCAATGTTGATGGCAATGTTTGCACTGTGATGGTTACTATGTTGGTGCTCGAG GGATGGCAGCGGAAGCTTGATCCAGATTACGATGTTATGAGGACACTACAAACGTTGCTGTTCAAGAAGGACTGGGCAGAGTCACTTGTCTATACAATCGAAGGACTCATGGCCCCATAA